GCTCAGAAGAAAGTTGAAGAGAATAACTATGCTATCAGAAAAAGATTGCTTGAGTATGATAACGTAATGAACCAGCAGAGAGAAGTTATCTATGAAAAGAGACGTCAGGCATTAATGGGTGAAAGACTCAAAGATGAAATTTTAGAGATGGCTAAAAAATCCGGCGATGCGATTGTTGAAAAACATTATGAAGCCGGCGATGTGCAGGGACTGATTGATGAAGTTGGAAGAACATTCTTAGTAAGATTGAATTTAACACCTGCTGAATTCCAGAAACAAGGTGAAGCAGGATTGAAAGATTTAATCGAGAAAGAAGTAAAAGCTTTCTATCAGAGAAAAGAAGAAAGATACGGAGCAGAGCTAATGGCACAGGTTGAAAGATTTGCAATGCTTTCAGTTATCGATGAAAAATGGAAAGAGCATCTTCGTGAAATGGATGACCTGAAGGAAGGTATTAACTTCAGAGCATATGGTCAAAAAGATCCTTTAGTGGAATATAAAACAGACGGATTTAAAATATTTGCAGAAATGCTTGATAGCATTGGTACTGATGTTGTGGGATTCTTATTCAAGTTCACAACACAGACACCTGAAGAGACACATATTCAGACTCCGAGGGCAGCAAATACTTCACGCATGAGAGCTGTACATCAGTCATCAAGCGGTATGGGATATGTAGGAGCAGGAGTAGAAGAGAACGGAAATGTTGATCCTTCAATGAAGAAATCACCTATAAAGGTTGAGCATAAAATCGGAAGAAACGACCCTTGCCCGAACCATCCGAATAAGAAATATAAAAACTGCTGCGGCAAAGGATTAGTGTAATTTATGATTATCTCCGATAAAACGAGAGAGTTGTTATTTGAAATCAGAGAGTATTCAGAGAATACTCTCTCTGATTTTAATGATGTTTCAGTCTTGATTGAAAATGTTTTTTACACTGAAGATAAACAGAAGTTTCTTGATATAATTTTTAAGGCAAAGTTTCTTAACGGAATGTTAACGATTTTTGCCGATGATTCAAAAGAACAAAGCACGAAAGAAAAGATATCAGATGAATTTCAAGTACAGTTAACAGGATTTATAAATGAGTTTAAATCACTTACAAAAAAATTCAGTCAGCAGGATAAAGATTTTTTTGAAAGAAAATATTTTCAGTTAACACCTGACTCATTGGGCAACAATATAAAGCTTGTGAAAGATTTAACCATTTGTAAAAATTTTTTCCTCGATAAACCTGAGTTTTTAAAGACTGGATTAAACTAAGATGAGCGGATACGTTATACAAAAAGAACCATTTGTAGTCCCAACAACAGATGGAAAGTTAATAGAAGAATTTTTTGGCAATGCGAGTATTTCACTGGGTGATTACAGTATAGCACATATGGTTGCACCTCCCGGCTGGAGCGAGCCGTTTCAGACACCTGAATTTGATGAAGTAACATTTATAATTTCCGGAAAAAAGAAATTTGAAATAGACCACGTTGAAATGATTGAGGAAGTTGTCTTAGGTAAGAATGAATCGATTTGTATAAAGAAAGGAAGCAAAGTAAGGTACTCAAATCCTTTTGATGAAGCTGTTGAATATATGTCATTCTGCATTCCTGCATTTACTCCTGAACGCGTAAACAGGGAAGAAAGTTAAAAGAGAAAAATGTATAATAATATAATTTTATTTGACGGAGTTTGTAATTTTTGTGATTCGTCGGTAAACTTTATTATTGACAGAGACAAGAAGAATATTTTCAAGTTTGCAGCGCTGCAATCCGAAAAGGGACAGGAGATTCTCGAATACTTCAGCCTTCCCAAAGATGATTTTGATTCATTTGTTTTTATAGAGAATGATAAAGTTTTTAAGAAATCTTCTGCAGCATTAAAGATTGCAAATAAGTTAGGCGGTATCTGGAAGATTTTTTATCCGCTGATAGTTGTACCAAAGTTTTTACGGGATTTTTTTTACAGTCTGATAGCAAATAATCGTTACAAGCTTTTTGGAAAAAAAGATGCGTGCAGAATTCCCACTCCCGAATTAAAACAAAAATTTTTATAGACAATTTTAGTACACTATATTTTAAATGAGTAAAACCAAACAAAAATATTTAGTCACCGCTGCTTTACCATATGCAAATGGATATTTACATTTAGGACACGTTGCTGGAGCATATCTGCCATCTGATATTTACGTCCGGTACAAAAGATTACAAGGTGAAGATGTTATATTCATCTGCGGCTCCGATGAACACGGCACACCGATAGAAATTTCAGCAATAAGAGAGAAAGTCACTCCAAAAGAAATAATTGATAAATTTCATTCTTCCAATAAGGAGTCATTTGAAAAACTGGGAATTAAATTCGATATATATTCAAGGACTTCTAATGAAAAGCATATAAAAACTTCTCAGGAATTTTTTCTTAATTTATACAACAAAGGAATATTAAAAGAAAAAAAATCTAA
The genomic region above belongs to Bacteroidota bacterium and contains:
- a CDS encoding cupin, whose product is MSGYVIQKEPFVVPTTDGKLIEEFFGNASISLGDYSIAHMVAPPGWSEPFQTPEFDEVTFIISGKKKFEIDHVEMIEEVVLGKNESICIKKGSKVRYSNPFDEAVEYMSFCIPAFTPERVNREES
- a CDS encoding thiol-disulfide oxidoreductase DCC family protein — encoded protein: MYNNIILFDGVCNFCDSSVNFIIDRDKKNIFKFAALQSEKGQEILEYFSLPKDDFDSFVFIENDKVFKKSSAALKIANKLGGIWKIFYPLIVVPKFLRDFFYSLIANNRYKLFGKKDACRIPTPELKQKFL